In a single window of the Arachis hypogaea cultivar Tifrunner chromosome 6, arahy.Tifrunner.gnm2.J5K5, whole genome shotgun sequence genome:
- the LOC112695358 gene encoding germin-like protein subfamily 1 member 15, with protein sequence MQKIFKSLTINKQLYRQHHTKLKMKAAYLLVAFLALASFASAYDPSPLQDFCVALPDGSIKDAVFVNGKFCKDPKIVVAEDFFKHVDPGNVVNKLGSKVTPVTVNELAGLNTLGISLARIDFGSKGLNPPHTHPRGTEVLIVIEGTLLVGFVTSNQNNTNRLFTKVLNKGDVFVFPFGLIHFQFNIGYGNALAIAALSSQNPGVITIANAVFGSTPPISPEILAKAFQVDNNVINYLQKQFWYDNN encoded by the exons ATGCAGAAGATATTCAAGTCTCTCACAATTAACAAGCAATTATATAGACAGCATCATACAAAACTAAAAATGAAAGCTGCATACTTGCTGGTTGCATTCTTGGCTCTGGCCTCTTTTGCCTCTGCCTATGATCCCAGCCCTCTCCAAGACTTTTGTGTTGCTCTCCCCGATGGCAGCATCAAAGACGCTG TATTTGTGAACGGAAAATTTTGCAAAGACCCTAAAATTGTGGTAGCTGAGGATTTTTTCAAGCACGTAGATCCTGGGAATGTTGTTAACAAACTTGGATCAAAAGTAACTCCAGTGACAGTTAACGAACTAGCAGGACTCAACACATTGGGTATATCACTTGCTCGCATAGATTTTGGATCTAAGGGTTTAAATCCTCCTCACACTCACCCTCGAGGCACTGAGGTATTGATAGTTATTGAAGGAACTCTCTTAGTTGGATTTGTGACTTCCAATCAGAACAACACCAACCGTCTTTTTACCAAAGTGCTCAACAAGGGTGATGTGTTTGTATTCCCATTTGGCCTCATTCACTTTCAATTTAACATCGGTTATGGCAATGCTTTGGCTATTGCTGCTCTTAGCAGTCAAAATCCAGGTGTTATCACAATTGCAAATGCTGTGTTTGGATCGACTCCTCCTATTTCTCCCGAAATTTTGGCTAAAGCTTTCCAAGTGGACAACAACGTAATCAACTATCTCCAAAAGCAGTTTTGGTATGATAACAACTAG